The following proteins come from a genomic window of SAR202 cluster bacterium:
- the nadC gene encoding carboxylating nicotinate-nucleotide diphosphorylase, whose protein sequence is MLPITPELEAFIDRALAEDLSSGDPTTDSLIPQDILGRANIIPKAEGVLAGVDVAVAIFRRLDPRLDANALMSDGAALRPWVRETGAEGDVVAEVQGPVASILKAERTALNILQHMSGVATQVSRYVKAVEGYNVRILDTRKTLPGLRALEKYAVTMGGGRNHRRNMGDGVLIKDNHIAILKQAGMTLAEIVQRAKDRAPHSLRIEVEVEDLDMVYEAVDAGAEILLLDNMPPEEMAKAVRIVAGRAITEASGGITLDNVREVAATGVDMISIGALTHSVKALDLSLDLV, encoded by the coding sequence ATGCTCCCCATCACCCCCGAGCTTGAAGCGTTCATAGACCGCGCGCTGGCTGAAGACCTCAGCAGCGGCGACCCCACGACAGACAGCCTCATTCCGCAGGACATCCTGGGCAGGGCGAACATCATCCCAAAGGCCGAGGGCGTGCTCGCGGGCGTGGATGTGGCCGTGGCGATCTTCCGGCGGCTGGACCCGCGCCTGGACGCGAACGCGCTGATGTCGGACGGCGCAGCCCTGCGGCCGTGGGTGCGGGAGACCGGCGCGGAAGGTGACGTGGTCGCGGAGGTGCAGGGGCCTGTTGCGTCGATCCTCAAGGCGGAGCGCACCGCGTTGAACATCCTCCAGCACATGAGCGGCGTCGCCACGCAGGTGAGCCGGTACGTGAAGGCCGTGGAGGGCTACAATGTCCGCATCCTTGACACCCGCAAGACCCTGCCCGGCCTTCGCGCGCTGGAAAAGTACGCCGTCACGATGGGCGGAGGCCGCAATCACCGCCGCAACATGGGCGACGGTGTGCTTATCAAGGACAACCACATCGCCATCCTGAAGCAGGCCGGAATGACACTGGCGGAGATCGTGCAGAGGGCGAAGGACAGGGCGCCGCATTCGCTCCGCATCGAGGTGGAGGTTGAGGACCTGGACATGGTCTACGAGGCCGTTGATGCCGGCGCGGAGATATTGCTTCTGGATAACATGCCGCCCGAGGAGATGGCCAAGGCAGTGCGAATAGTGGCGGGCAGGGCGATCACGGAGGCCTCCGGCGGCATCACGCTGGACAACGTGCGGGAAGTCGCCGCAACCGGCGTGGACATGATCTCCATCGGCGCGCTCACGCATTCGGTAAAGGCGCTCGACCTCAGCCTGGACCTGGTGTAG
- the nadA gene encoding quinolinate synthase NadA has protein sequence MVMQSEFTKRPMIPVTELEQSAFCQTEDEELKSKTLEEEFKAGVRWQKIPISYLKAKPEELDARIAAAKAKLGTQLVILGHHYQRNEIIKHADYRGDSFKLSQFAASQQQAEFIVFCGVHFMAETADILSGPHQKVILPNLTAGCSMADMAHQDDVADAWDDLTEVLGDDGGITPITYMNSTAAIKALCGRNGGIVCTSSNAPRAMKWAFEQHKRVLFLPDQHLGRNTAVKLGVKPEEMLIWNPFKPKGGHTAEALRAAKVILWQGHCSVHTRFTVPQIEEARKKHPGVNILVHPECTREVVDAADFNGSTEFIIKKIEESPAGSVWAVGTEISLVNRIAQEHPDKTVFCLDSVVCPCSTMYRIHPAYLCWVLEGLLEGQVVNRISVDEKTAAEARVALDRMLAMP, from the coding sequence ATGGTCATGCAGTCCGAGTTCACAAAGCGGCCGATGATACCGGTGACTGAGCTTGAGCAGTCCGCCTTCTGCCAGACAGAAGACGAGGAGCTCAAGTCCAAGACACTGGAAGAAGAGTTCAAGGCCGGCGTACGCTGGCAGAAGATCCCCATTTCATACCTCAAGGCAAAGCCGGAGGAGCTGGACGCCCGCATCGCGGCGGCCAAGGCGAAGCTGGGGACGCAGCTCGTCATCCTGGGCCACCACTACCAGCGCAACGAGATCATCAAGCACGCCGACTACCGCGGCGACTCCTTCAAACTGTCGCAGTTCGCCGCCTCGCAGCAGCAGGCGGAGTTCATCGTCTTCTGCGGCGTGCACTTCATGGCCGAGACCGCGGACATCCTCAGCGGGCCTCACCAGAAGGTCATCCTGCCCAACCTCACAGCGGGCTGCTCCATGGCGGACATGGCCCACCAGGACGACGTTGCGGACGCGTGGGACGACCTGACCGAGGTGCTCGGGGACGACGGCGGCATCACGCCGATCACCTACATGAACTCCACGGCGGCGATCAAGGCGCTCTGCGGCCGCAACGGCGGCATCGTCTGCACCTCCTCCAACGCCCCCAGGGCGATGAAGTGGGCTTTCGAGCAGCACAAGCGCGTGCTGTTCCTCCCGGACCAGCACCTGGGCCGCAACACGGCCGTCAAGCTGGGCGTGAAGCCGGAGGAGATGCTCATCTGGAACCCGTTCAAGCCGAAGGGCGGCCACACGGCGGAGGCGCTGCGCGCGGCGAAGGTCATCCTGTGGCAGGGGCACTGCTCCGTCCACACCCGCTTCACCGTACCCCAGATCGAAGAGGCGCGGAAGAAGCACCCGGGCGTGAACATACTCGTCCACCCGGAGTGCACGCGGGAGGTCGTGGACGCCGCGGACTTCAACGGCTCCACGGAGTTCATCATCAAGAAGATAGAGGAATCCCCCGCAGGCAGCGTGTGGGCTGTGGGCACGGAGATCAGCCTGGTCAACCGCATCGCGCAGGAGCACCCGGACAAGACAGTGTTCTGCCTGGACTCGGTGGTCTGCCCTTGCTCCACGATGTACCGCATCCACCCGGCCTACCTGTGCTGGGTGCTTGAGGGCCTCCTGGAGGGCCAGGTGGTCAACCGCATCTCGGTGGACGAGAAGACCGCCGCCGAGGCCCGCGTGGCCCTCGACCGCATGCTGGCCATGCCATAA
- the moaD gene encoding molybdopterin converting factor subunit 1, producing MQVKVRLFASYREKAGRPEVELDLPDGATAGDAAREVVRRYPRVTGDPSKLVIAVNHEYATHAAPLRHGDEVALIPPVSGGSGETSPSSPPTGETTEGVFVLITDAPLDPEALTERVRRDSAGAVVTFLGTTRDNSIGRKVLHLEYEAYRPMADNKLAEIIAEMRARWPLEVVAIAHRLGRLEISEISLVVAVSSPHRKDAFAACMYSVDRIKQTVPIWKKEFFVGGEVWIESPEDVAMRESQANKPKEESSRKS from the coding sequence GTGCAAGTCAAGGTAAGGTTGTTCGCGAGCTATAGAGAGAAGGCTGGCAGGCCGGAGGTAGAGCTGGACCTGCCGGACGGCGCAACGGCGGGTGACGCCGCGCGGGAGGTGGTGCGCCGGTACCCGCGCGTCACGGGCGACCCATCGAAGCTGGTGATAGCCGTGAACCACGAATATGCAACCCACGCCGCGCCGCTCCGCCACGGCGACGAAGTAGCCCTCATCCCGCCGGTGAGCGGGGGTTCGGGGGAGACCTCGCCTTCGTCTCCCCCCACGGGGGAGACCACAGAGGGGGTCTTCGTCCTCATTACTGACGCGCCCCTTGACCCGGAGGCGCTCACCGAGCGTGTGCGGCGCGATTCCGCCGGCGCGGTGGTCACCTTCCTGGGCACAACGCGGGACAACTCCATAGGCCGCAAGGTGCTCCACCTCGAGTACGAGGCCTACCGGCCGATGGCGGACAACAAGCTGGCGGAGATCATCGCCGAGATGCGCGCCCGGTGGCCGCTGGAGGTTGTGGCCATCGCCCACCGGCTCGGCAGGCTGGAGATTTCCGAGATCAGCCTCGTCGTCGCCGTCTCCTCCCCGCACCGCAAGGACGCCTTCGCCGCGTGCATGTACAGCGTGGACCGCATCAAGCAGACCGTCCCCATCTGGAAGAAAGAGTTCTTCGTCGGCGGCGAGGTCTGGATCGAAAGCCCCGAAGACGTAGCGATGCGCGAGTCGCAGGCGAATAAGCCAAAGGAAGAGTCATCACGAAAGAGTTGA
- a CDS encoding response regulator has protein sequence MTTPASQIRLPNLGVHTTYPIEWVLVGGRFAGAAGLVAASTIGFQGALDGRVLLTLAAIAALYNSAVIDLLIRRRLMPAFAVGVALDNAMCLAAAYMAGAQGSEQDLYLGLFLLLSMMGIRLGFRLGLVLTALWLAAMAYFTLAYYPQGSYVVEQLPLRLVFLGAASVVTIRISSWLRQDIERAEEVIKRYRPLYEDLSDAIIVTDSRGYFVDINRSARRLLDIPGAFEGRRFEQHVANNDLPDFHHAFERVLADTPMLTDVDLLTATGKTLPVEVTGSLVRSGGSALCCFVARDISARKKKLDEETLHERMRALGQISSGLAHDLNNALTPILGFSEMLLSSPRTLDDKQQAMRDIGMIRKAAEEAMSVVRRVRDFYRPRAASEELKDVDLADVVNETVALTQPKWKDEALARNVTITVRTALGDAPKVNGDKYALVNALANLVINSVEEMPEGGVITISLQGVSGKAVLSVADTGVGMTDEVRERAMEPFMTTKFGHGTGLGLAMVYGAVLRHGGQVSIASRVGQGTTVTIEIPAAPGTSHAVEHGQAAKGRALRVLIVDDEAVVRSVLCRMLEMDGHKVEAAESGAEALDLLEKGKFDLMITDRAMPRMNGDSLAIKVKELRPAMPVLMLTGFGEIMQGDGERPAAIDMVLAKPITVETLRAALAKVV, from the coding sequence ATGACCACTCCAGCGTCCCAGATAAGGCTTCCGAACCTCGGCGTCCACACCACATACCCCATCGAATGGGTCCTGGTGGGCGGCCGCTTTGCCGGCGCGGCCGGGCTGGTCGCTGCCAGCACGATCGGCTTCCAGGGGGCGCTGGACGGACGGGTGCTGTTGACGCTTGCCGCCATTGCGGCGCTCTACAACTCGGCGGTCATCGATCTCCTTATCCGTCGCAGGCTCATGCCCGCCTTTGCCGTCGGCGTCGCGCTGGACAACGCGATGTGCCTGGCAGCGGCCTACATGGCAGGGGCGCAGGGGAGCGAGCAAGACCTCTACCTCGGCCTCTTCCTCCTCCTCAGCATGATGGGCATTCGTTTGGGATTCCGATTGGGACTGGTGCTGACCGCGCTCTGGCTCGCCGCCATGGCCTATTTCACACTGGCTTACTACCCGCAGGGCAGCTATGTTGTGGAGCAGCTCCCGCTCAGGCTCGTGTTCCTGGGCGCGGCATCCGTCGTCACAATCAGGATCTCGTCATGGCTGCGGCAAGATATAGAAAGGGCTGAGGAGGTCATCAAGCGCTACCGCCCGCTCTACGAGGACCTGAGCGACGCAATTATCGTTACGGACAGTCGCGGCTACTTCGTTGATATCAACCGGTCGGCCAGGCGGTTGCTTGATATTCCAGGGGCCTTCGAGGGCAGGCGTTTTGAGCAGCACGTCGCAAACAACGACCTCCCGGATTTTCACCACGCTTTCGAGCGCGTTCTTGCCGACACCCCAATGCTGACCGATGTTGACCTCCTGACGGCAACGGGCAAGACATTGCCGGTAGAGGTCACCGGCAGCCTGGTCCGCTCCGGCGGATCGGCATTGTGCTGCTTCGTGGCCAGAGACATTTCGGCGCGCAAGAAGAAGCTGGACGAAGAGACGCTCCACGAAAGAATGCGCGCGCTGGGACAGATATCAAGCGGGCTCGCCCACGACCTTAACAACGCGCTGACGCCGATCCTGGGCTTCAGCGAGATGCTGCTCTCTAGCCCGCGCACCCTTGACGACAAGCAGCAGGCGATGCGCGATATCGGGATGATACGCAAGGCGGCGGAGGAGGCGATGAGCGTTGTCCGCCGCGTGCGCGACTTCTACCGGCCGCGCGCGGCGTCCGAAGAGTTGAAAGACGTCGACCTCGCGGACGTGGTCAACGAGACCGTTGCGCTCACGCAGCCCAAGTGGAAGGACGAGGCCCTGGCTAGGAACGTCACCATCACCGTCAGGACGGCCTTGGGCGATGCGCCGAAGGTCAACGGCGACAAGTATGCCCTGGTGAACGCGCTGGCCAACCTGGTCATCAACTCGGTGGAGGAGATGCCGGAGGGCGGCGTAATTACGATCTCGCTACAGGGCGTCTCGGGCAAGGCAGTGCTCTCGGTTGCGGACACGGGCGTGGGCATGACGGACGAGGTGAGGGAGCGGGCAATGGAGCCGTTCATGACCACCAAGTTCGGCCACGGCACCGGGCTGGGGCTGGCAATGGTGTACGGCGCGGTCCTCCGCCACGGCGGGCAAGTATCGATAGCGAGCCGCGTCGGGCAGGGGACGACCGTGACGATAGAGATCCCCGCCGCGCCCGGGACGTCGCACGCCGTCGAGCACGGCCAGGCCGCGAAGGGCAGGGCGCTCCGCGTGCTGATCGTCGATGACGAGGCCGTGGTGCGATCGGTTCTGTGCCGCATGCTGGAGATGGACGGGCACAAGGTGGAGGCGGCGGAAAGCGGCGCTGAGGCCCTGGACCTTCTGGAGAAGGGCAAGTTCGATCTTATGATTACGGACCGCGCCATGCCCAGGATGAATGGGGACTCCCTGGCGATTAAGGTAAAGGAATTGAGGCCCGCGATGCCCGTTTTAATGCTCACCGGGTTCGGGGAGATCATGCAGGGCGACGGGGAGCGGCCGGCTGCGATAGACATGGTGCTGGCCAAGCCGATCACGGTGGAGACGCTCCGGGCCGCCCTTGCGAAGGTGGTATGA
- a CDS encoding YcxB family protein has translation MVLDYEVTTDDFVKFSLYHYKNSPTYQRQILMGRLLNAFVFVAVVMGIGLAISPLLDLGWGIALVAWGVPAVLGAIAAFLVFPRLSDQKLRKLLPKLMDEGKNDGVTGKQCINVTPEAIINRPSIGDHRVPWMSVERLVQTSDHVLIYVGSMSAAIIRLNFFATDEDLLAFIETIKRYYGAATGKSLPTVVA, from the coding sequence ATGGTGCTCGATTACGAGGTTACTACGGATGACTTCGTCAAATTCAGTCTGTACCACTATAAAAACTCTCCAACCTATCAGCGCCAAATTCTAATGGGACGACTCCTAAATGCGTTTGTTTTCGTCGCTGTCGTTATGGGGATTGGGCTTGCTATCTCCCCACTCCTAGATTTGGGATGGGGAATTGCTTTGGTCGCTTGGGGCGTCCCGGCGGTCCTGGGCGCGATAGCCGCGTTTCTGGTTTTCCCTCGTCTCTCTGACCAAAAACTGCGAAAACTCCTACCTAAACTTATGGATGAAGGTAAGAACGATGGTGTAACGGGAAAACAGTGTATCAATGTAACCCCGGAAGCGATTATTAACCGGCCCTCCATCGGAGACCATAGGGTACCTTGGATGTCGGTGGAGAGGCTGGTGCAGACCTCTGATCACGTATTAATTTATGTCGGTTCGATGAGTGCCGCGATAATCCGTCTGAATTTCTTTGCTACGGATGAGGATCTCCTTGCCTTCATAGAGACGATTAAGCGATATTACGGGGCTGCTACCGGAAAGTCTCTGCCGACCGTGGTGGCCTGA
- a CDS encoding type II toxin-antitoxin system HicB family antitoxin, giving the protein MRQFKVVVEKHPEGYVAYPLGLNGVVVGEGDSYEEALADVKSAIKFHIETFGLQVLDKSPTPGPG; this is encoded by the coding sequence ATGAGGCAGTTCAAGGTCGTCGTAGAGAAGCACCCGGAGGGGTACGTTGCATACCCGCTCGGCCTCAATGGGGTAGTCGTTGGCGAAGGCGACTCCTATGAGGAGGCTCTGGCGGACGTCAAGTCTGCCATCAAGTTCCATATAGAGACGTTTGGTTTGCAGGTGCTCGACAAATCCCCTACACCAGGTCCAGGCTGA
- the tnpA gene encoding IS200/IS605 family transposase, protein MPQSLSRILVHLVFSTKDRAPLLRQPLRDELFVYLGGVLREHGCQPIKIGGVEDHVHVFFGLSRTMSLSEAVGLVKTSSSRWVKSKGAAYSDFAWQAGYGAFSVSQSSADAVASYVAAQEEHHRARDFRDEFRGLLVRHNVEFDERYLWE, encoded by the coding sequence ATGCCTCAATCCCTTTCCCGAATCCTTGTTCACCTGGTGTTCAGCACCAAAGACCGGGCGCCGTTATTGAGACAACCACTTCGGGATGAACTCTTCGTTTACCTCGGAGGAGTTCTGAGAGAGCACGGCTGCCAGCCAATCAAGATCGGCGGCGTCGAAGACCACGTTCACGTATTCTTTGGGCTTTCCAGGACCATGTCGTTATCGGAAGCCGTCGGGCTCGTGAAGACGAGCTCTTCCAGGTGGGTCAAATCGAAAGGGGCAGCGTATTCGGATTTCGCGTGGCAGGCCGGGTATGGAGCGTTCTCCGTCAGCCAATCGTCGGCCGATGCCGTCGCCTCGTATGTCGCAGCGCAGGAGGAGCACCACAGGGCACGAGATTTTCGGGATGAGTTCCGGGGCCTTCTGGTGCGCCATAACGTTGAGTTCGATGAAAGGTATTTGTGGGAGTAA
- a CDS encoding response regulator: MSIGPEMPGQAMAGGETGAAAPLRVLVVDDEDTVRTVVARMLQVDNHQVDACGSGREAISIFMSGKFDLVVTDRAMPGMIGDELAVRLSALDPDVPILMLTGYGELMADREPPPAGVTMVLSKPVGIERLRQAVAAVAGKRGDAKA, from the coding sequence ATGAGTATAGGACCCGAGATGCCGGGGCAAGCCATGGCAGGTGGCGAAACGGGGGCCGCTGCCCCACTGCGCGTACTGGTGGTGGACGACGAGGACACAGTCCGCACAGTGGTGGCGCGCATGCTCCAGGTGGACAACCACCAGGTGGATGCCTGCGGCTCCGGTCGCGAGGCTATCTCCATCTTCATGAGCGGCAAGTTCGATCTGGTAGTCACAGACCGCGCGATGCCCGGCATGATCGGCGACGAGCTTGCCGTGCGCCTCAGTGCGCTCGACCCTGACGTGCCTATCCTGATGCTGACCGGCTACGGCGAGTTGATGGCCGACCGGGAGCCCCCCCCCGCGGGCGTGACGATGGTGCTCTCCAAGCCGGTCGGCATCGAGCGCCTGCGACAGGCCGTTGCGGCGGTGGCCGGCAAGCGCGGGGACGCGAAGGCGTGA
- the miaB gene encoding tRNA (N6-isopentenyl adenosine(37)-C2)-methylthiotransferase MiaB encodes MRNYHVWTIGCQMNKADSERLESALGQLGLAPTESPQEADVIVLNSCVVRQSAEDKVVGMLGFVKPLKNEDNKKVIALMGCMVGPKTAALEQKFPYVDVFMRPQQYRPLIDLLGDRMGIDPEGCLSTLTAAPNVTAFVPIIHGCDKFCTFCIIPYRRGREVSRTIEDIVHETELLAARGVKEVTLLGQNVDSYGHDLAGDVDLGDLLKAVHRVDGIERIRFLTSHPNDMSDHIIETVADMEKVCEHINLPFQAGDDEVLQRMRRGYTIDDYRRLVDKIRIRIPNVSLSTDLIVGFCGETDAQFENTLKLLREVRFDKVHSAAYSTREGTIAARTLEDDVPLEVKQARLKAVEDLQAQVQTEINRKFDGRTVEVLVEGVKRGTPEGRNRNDKLVYVDGADEMIGKVVSVKIEKTGPWSLRGRLGSIA; translated from the coding sequence ATGCGAAATTACCACGTCTGGACGATCGGCTGCCAGATGAATAAGGCCGATTCTGAGCGCCTTGAGAGTGCCCTTGGACAGTTGGGCCTCGCCCCCACGGAATCCCCGCAAGAAGCTGACGTTATCGTCCTCAACAGTTGCGTCGTCAGGCAGAGCGCCGAAGACAAGGTAGTCGGCATGCTGGGATTCGTGAAGCCGCTCAAGAACGAAGATAACAAGAAGGTCATCGCCCTCATGGGCTGCATGGTCGGACCCAAGACCGCCGCGCTGGAGCAGAAGTTCCCGTATGTGGATGTCTTCATGCGCCCGCAGCAGTACAGGCCGCTCATCGACCTGCTTGGCGACCGCATGGGCATCGACCCGGAAGGGTGCCTGAGCACCCTCACGGCCGCGCCGAACGTCACCGCGTTCGTGCCAATCATTCACGGCTGCGATAAGTTCTGCACCTTCTGCATCATCCCTTACCGCAGGGGCAGGGAGGTCAGCCGCACCATCGAGGACATCGTCCACGAGACCGAGCTTCTGGCCGCACGTGGCGTCAAGGAAGTTACATTGCTGGGCCAGAACGTCGATTCCTACGGCCACGACCTGGCGGGCGACGTGGACCTGGGCGACCTCCTCAAGGCCGTGCACAGGGTGGACGGGATCGAGCGGATCAGGTTCCTCACTTCGCACCCCAACGACATGAGCGACCACATCATCGAGACCGTCGCCGATATGGAGAAGGTGTGCGAGCACATCAACCTCCCGTTCCAGGCCGGCGATGACGAGGTGCTACAGCGGATGCGCAGGGGTTACACGATCGACGACTACCGGCGGCTGGTGGACAAGATCAGGATCCGTATCCCCAATGTGTCACTGAGCACGGACCTGATAGTGGGCTTCTGCGGGGAGACGGACGCGCAGTTCGAGAACACTCTCAAGCTGCTGCGGGAGGTGCGTTTCGACAAGGTCCACTCCGCGGCGTACTCCACGCGGGAGGGCACAATCGCGGCCCGCACGCTGGAGGACGACGTTCCGCTGGAGGTAAAGCAGGCGCGTCTCAAGGCCGTGGAGGACCTCCAGGCGCAGGTGCAGACCGAGATTAATCGCAAGTTCGACGGCAGGACCGTCGAGGTCCTGGTCGAGGGCGTCAAGCGGGGAACGCCGGAAGGGCGCAACCGCAACGACAAGCTGGTGTACGTGGACGGCGCCGATGAGATGATCGGCAAGGTAGTGAGCGTCAAGATCGAAAAGACCGGCCCCTGGTCTTTGAGGGGCCGATTGGGTTCCATCGCCTGA
- a CDS encoding citramalate synthase, with product MEFAWPLIEYREEGMREGMQIESAAISVDDKVRLLNALGETGLKHIVAGSFVSPKYTPQMAKIEEVLERFTPKPGVKYTALLVNEMSYERARRFVPPLTIEDDRPTLNVHLCDVFVRRNFNRSQALELESWPKTVAKAKERGVKEAAIAVAAAWGSNFTGEFTLPQRMDMLERAHALWDEAGIPVTQFSAYDPMAWTTPHRVEEQIYAIRGRWPHITRFYLHLHDARGMALVSAYAAMRALGKQGVPGYGVQGTRDGGTSEQPTPSPYGQGPVGLSLRERNKSEQTSAVPHHPAPSTQHPSSRAPNPVPCTLILDGTIGGIGGCPYCGTGRATGMMATEDFVHMLEGMGIPTGVDMDRLIDVVWMLEEVIGRPAFGSVSKAGPRPRTPDRWFDPNMPFVETLEQAKHFKLGPGVYKDGIYPWKEPIRRQ from the coding sequence ATGGAGTTCGCGTGGCCCCTGATCGAGTACCGGGAGGAGGGGATGCGGGAGGGGATGCAGATAGAGAGCGCGGCTATATCCGTGGACGACAAGGTGCGGCTGCTCAACGCCCTGGGGGAGACGGGGCTGAAGCATATAGTCGCGGGCTCGTTCGTGAGCCCGAAGTACACCCCGCAGATGGCGAAGATAGAGGAGGTGCTGGAGCGCTTCACTCCGAAGCCGGGCGTCAAGTACACCGCTCTGCTGGTGAACGAAATGTCGTACGAGCGGGCGCGCAGGTTCGTGCCGCCGCTGACGATAGAGGACGACCGGCCCACGCTGAACGTGCATTTGTGCGACGTGTTCGTGCGGCGCAACTTCAACCGCTCGCAGGCGCTGGAGCTGGAGAGCTGGCCGAAGACCGTCGCGAAGGCGAAGGAGCGCGGCGTGAAGGAGGCGGCGATCGCCGTCGCCGCCGCGTGGGGCTCCAACTTCACCGGCGAGTTCACCCTGCCTCAGCGCATGGACATGCTTGAGCGGGCGCACGCGTTGTGGGACGAGGCGGGCATACCGGTGACGCAGTTCTCGGCGTACGACCCGATGGCGTGGACAACGCCGCACCGCGTGGAGGAGCAGATATACGCCATCCGGGGGCGGTGGCCGCACATCACGCGGTTCTACTTACACCTGCACGACGCGCGCGGCATGGCGCTGGTCTCCGCCTACGCGGCGATGCGGGCGCTCGGCAAGCAGGGCGTGCCGGGGTACGGGGTACAGGGTACGAGGGACGGTGGGACATCCGAACAGCCGACACCCTCACCCTACGGTCAAGGCCCCGTAGGCCTCTCCCTGAGGGAGAGGAACAAATCGGAGCAGACTTCGGCTGTTCCCCATCACCCAGCACCCAGCACCCAGCACCCCTCGTCCCGTGCCCCGAACCCCGTACCCTGTACCCTCATACTCGACGGCACCATCGGGGGCATCGGCGGGTGCCCGTACTGCGGGACCGGCCGGGCCACCGGGATGATGGCGACCGAGGACTTCGTGCACATGCTGGAGGGCATGGGCATCCCGACCGGCGTAGACATGGACAGGCTCATCGACGTGGTGTGGATGCTGGAGGAGGTGATCGGCCGGCCGGCGTTCGGCAGCGTCTCCAAGGCGGGGCCTCGGCCCAGGACGCCGGACCGCTGGTTCGATCCCAACATGCCGTTCGTTGAGACGCTGGAGCAGGCCAAGCACTTCAAGCTGGGTCCGGGTGTGTATAAGGACGGGATATACCCGTGGAAGGAGCCAATAAGACGGCAGTAG